GAGCACCAGAAAGAGTATAGGACCAGATCAAATCCCAAATATATTTTTACAGCACTATTCTATACAGATAAGCGATTTCTTGGCAAAGGTCTTTAATGAATCCTTGCGTAGTCGCGAACTTCCGgacgactggaaaattgcacgcGTAATTCCcatatttaaaaaaggtgatagGTCAATAATTTCTAATTATAGGCCGATTTCTTTAACTTCTGTCTGTTGCAAGTTACTAGAGCATATTGTGGCTCACAATATCCAGTGCTTTTTAGCAGATAATAACGTCTTATCTCCTTACCAACACGGCTTTCAGAAGGGAATGTGCACGATGACACAACTGGTAACAACTATTCACGACTTTTTAGCAGCTCTAGATCGTTCTGGGCAAATTGATATACTTCTGttggatttttctaaagcatttgataaggttcCGCACTGTAAATTACTTCGAAAATTAAATAACCTAGGATTGCCACTATATCTTATCAAATGGGTTGAAGCATATTTAACTAATAGAAAGCAGTTTGTTGAAATCAAATCTAATGTATCTAGGATGCTCATCGTTACATCCGGTGTTCCCCAGGGGAGTGTTTTGGGGCCATTATTATTTCTTATATATGTAAATTATTTAGCGCAAGTAATCCCTGACTCAGTGACTATTAAactttttgcggacgattgtattgTGTTTAAAGAAATAACCTACAATGAAGATCATAAGCTATTACAGCGAACTCTCAGCCACATTGAATGCTGGTGCGCAGAATGGGACATGGAACTGAACGTTAACAAAACAGTGTTATTAAATTTAACGCGGAAAACTAATCCTAGCGTGTTCACTTACACTATCCATGGCTCTCACATTCAAGCAGTAActcaatataagtatttagggaTTACTCTTTCTAGTGATATGACATGGGGAGTGCACATCTCTACAATTTGCGCAACAGCTTTTCGCAAACTATGTTTTTTAAAGAGGAAGCTTACAAAGGCAACGGTGAATGTTAAACTTCAAGCATACAATGCCCTTGTCAGACCTAAATTGGAGTACGCATCCGTTGTATGGGATCCCCACATAAAAAAGGATATACACTGCTTAGAACGCCTGCAAAGGAAAGCAATCAGATTTATATTTAATACATATAAAAGGCTGGATTCTCCAACTAAGCTCATGATTGCGCATAACATTCCCACCCTAGCTGCGCGCAGAAAAATCAGTCGACTAAAACTCTTGCATAATATTTTGTctggaaaaataaatatatcgGTACCCCCATATTTAAAGTCCACCGCAAGAAGACCAACACGTAACACTTACAAACACTCCCTACAACCAATTTTTGCCAGAACAGAGGCTTTTAAGCAGAGTTTTTTCCCACGCACTGTTTCGGACTGGAACAGTCTACCTGAGTGTTTGTCAGGCTGATAATTTTGACGAAGCCCTTGAACTACACCTGTCTTAAATATCAACGTAGCCAAACTGTTATTTCTGGTGCAAGTACTACTGTTGTAAATTATTGATGTGCTGTTCTTTTTACGTGTATGTATGATAAATACCGTCCCAGTGAAACCGATGTATTGTCGTGCAAATGTTGTTGGAATTTATTTCTCTGCTGTTATTTTCCCATTTCATTGTAattccactcctgcttgggccacattggcctgcagtattgtgaaataaataaataaaaaaataaataacctaGCTGCTGATAACACATTCGCTTTGACGAAAACACAGCGACAAGTTGTGAATAATTATTTCAATGGTTTAGATTAGAGTCTTTAGAAATTGGTGAACACTTGGGTCTGGATGCCCGGAGTTGCGTGGTTCTGTAAGCAACTCCGAAGGCACTTTTATCCTCTAGTTTGTACAGTACGCTGCTTTATTGCAGGTACAACGACTACAAGAATGACCCGCTCTCGCGCTGCAACTGTGTGCCGCCGTACAACCCAACGTACGCCGTTGCTCCGCGTTACGACCTCCTAGACCCGCACGGGACGTACGACATACTCGAGATGTACCCGAGGGCTGTGGGCGGCATCGATGTCAAGGTGagaaggaaaaaacaaaacaaaaaaaaacaacaaacagAACAACTGATTGCTGACAATGCTGAAAAACCGGCTCGCTGTCGCAGTAAGGTGACGTTAGATGGTCGTTTAAAGCCTAAATGCGTAACGACAAAACTATACTATGCAGCGGTGGCGCCGTTCGTTATACTAAATGTCTGCCCTCGTACTAATGATAAACCCCGAACCTTTAAGCACATTCATCTAGCCACTTGAAATGGGACATCTGTTGCTCTTCTTGAATACGCACCAAACCCTGGTATACGTATTGCAAGATGTCAGTGTTTTACTGCCCACTAGTGCATGAAGGGCATTAGTGCAACAAGTCGGAAACGAAGTTACAATAAGGAATCACATACGCACACTTCCAAGCAAAACAGCGCTGTCTTGCTAGGAAGTGTGCATACGTGATTCCTTATTGTAACTTAGTTTCCGTTCTGTTGCACCCAATCAAACCAGGGCAGTTTTACAGTAAAGGTGTGGTAAATCCTTGCCAAACGTGCGCGTGGCTGAGTTTATGTTTGGACGTAATAGCATACAGACACAGCCATCTCCTCAGCAAATTTGTTCAGGCACCCTACGCGCCACCCTTACGACTGTGGGTTTGATTGTTGCTCGCGacgacgtcttttttttttccacgtgcATTTATAGTTTCAACTGAATTAGTAAGCATAACCTTACACAGGGCGCATAAAAATAACGCAAGAACACCGCTGTCTGACACTTGAATTTGATTGAGGGAATGGAGGAGCTTATCTAgtgataaaaaacaaaaaacaaagttcGAGGCAGTATATGATGAGACGAATAGTGGCCGTGGCTCTGGGCACCTTGCACCGGCAAGAGAGCCCTACTACACTCCTTTTCCATTTCAGCGTCGTCGAAATGGACCGCTAGTGATGCGAAGAACAGGATACGTTAAAAGCAACAAGGACGCACGCTTCGTCATTCGTCTGAATATCACGCAGTTACGTACCGAGCTCTTCCGAGCTGTAGCTAGTAATGCCCAGGGTTTCTAAGCTCGATCGCGTTCACGCCGAGTGATGCGGAGCTTGCGCAAGTGGACATTTTCAAAGCTCGGGCGCTCTTGTCTCGTGATAAGCGATCGGAGATGTCCCGGCAAGTACTTATCGCGTGCCTCACATTTTGCTTCCTCCGCTATCTAGGCTGTGTGTTGTGGCACTGctgtaaactaaaaaaaaacttcCAGGGAAGGTGGCCATACGCAAGAAAGGCAGCTTCTGCATGCACATGCCGTCAGTCGTCTTATCCAAGAAGGAAACAGAACGTCTTTCTCCTGCATGCACAAGCCTCGTACAGGAATATAACTTATAGTAGCTCCTGCAATTTGTTGTTCCCGTccgctgtttttcttttcttttttcctgtttttttaatAGTTACACACGCAGCATGGTAACTGACCATTATTTACATGGGTCCGTTACTGATTGGCCCTTCAAATAGCTGCGGAATGATTAGCCAACGTCCTGACAGACATTTAACTACCGGAAAAGCTCCCTTTTCCATGATCGCCTCCATGACGACGTCGCCATGAATCGTTCCGACTAGACAAGTTGCTATGCGATGTCcttcaataaaattcagttgttaGCAGgcgttgttcttttctttgtgtcATCCATGTGTAAGGTTATGCGAGTGAACGAGTTGATACGCGCGAACTATCCCCGGAAAATGCACTGTTTACGTTCTCTTTTGACTACAGCTGACCAACTACACGCTGTTCGCGTCTCTGGAGTTCGTCGGAGTGAGCGGGCCCACGTGGGACGACCAACCGCCCTTCCAGTGGAGCACCAGCGGTTTTCTGGACAGTCATGTCGGTCACCCCGACAAGTGGCAGTTCGGGCCGGTGATCAGAAAGTGGGCACAGCCCCGAGTCTAGTGGCTCGGCCAGCGAGAGGAGCATCATAACTCCGCAGCGTCTAGCCTGTCGGGGACCATCTACTTCTCGCTACTGGGTGCCGCGACATCGATATGGAATCGATAGCTGCCGATTTCCAGTTAGCTGAACTTAACGAATGTGTATACCGCTGTCTATCTTACTAGAACAAAAGGAAGCTTTGTGTCGTAACTCAACGGGCCGGGGCATGCCCAACGCGGCTTGGAGAGCTCCGAAATGTTTATACCAAATAAGCTAGCATTATACTACTGcagttgtcatcatcatcgtcatcatcagcctggttgcgcccactgcagggcaaaggcctatcccatgcttctccaaccaccccggtcatgtactaattgtggccatgccgtgcctgcaaacttcttaatctcatcggcccacctaactttctgccgccttctgctacgcttcccttcccttgggatccagtccgtaacctttaatgaccatcggttatcttccctcctcattacatgtcctgcccatgcccatttctttttcttgatttcaactaagatgtcattaactcgcgtttgttccctcacccaatctgctcttttcttatcccttaacgttacacctatcattcttctttccatagctcgttgtgtcgtcctcaatttgagtagaacccgtttcgtaagcctccaggtttctgccccgtaggtgagtactggtaagacacagctattatatacttttctcttgagggataatggcaacctgctgttcatgatttgggaatgcctgccaaacgcaccccagcccactcttattcttctgattatttccgtctcatgatccggatccgccgtcactacctgccctaagtagatgtattcccttacgacttccagtgccgcgctgcctattgtaaattgctgttctctcccgagactgttaagcattactttagttttctgcagattaatttttagacccactctactgctttgcctctccaggtcagtgagcatgcattgcaattggtcccctgagttactaagcaaggcaatatcatcagcgaatcgcatgttgctaaggtattctccatcaacttttatccccaattcttcccactccaggcctctgaatacctcctgtaaacatgctgtgaatagcattggagatatcgtatttCCCTgtatgacgcctttctttatagggattttgttgctttctttgttgaggactacagtggctgtggagccgctatagatatcttccagtatttttacatatggctcatctacaccctgattccgtaatgcctccatgactgcttaggtttcgactgaatcaaacgctttctcgtaatcaatgaaagctacatataagggttggttatattctgcacatttctctatcacttgattgatagtgtgaatatggtctattgttgagtagcatttacggaatcctgcctggtcctttagttgacagaagtctaaggtgttcctgattctatttgcgattaccttagtaaatactttgtaggcaacggacagtaagctgatcggtctataatttttcaagtctttggcgtcccctttcttatggattaggattatgttagctttcttccaagattccggtacgctcgaggttatgaggcattgcgtatacagggtggccagtttctttagaacaatctgaccaccatccttcaacaaatctgctgttacctgatcctccccagctgccttccccctttgcatagctcctaaggctttctttacttcttctggcttTACCTGTgtgatttcgaattcctctaggctactctctcttccactatcgtcgtgggtgccactggtactgtataaatctctatagaactcctcagccacttgaactatctcatccatattagtaacgatattgccggctttttctcttaacgcacacatctgattcttgcctattacGGGGTTCTAAACCTCATAGTttggttttctgaaaatttgctatttctgccaatttttaggaaaaagaatgacaacctaaataaaaaatttgaaacaaacagtcactagactaagcttttcttttaattgcaacaaacgtcgtcaagtttggtgcaatggttgccgagaaaaacgaattctctgtttgcatgtgtttagatagcagcacccgagctaaagcttcctgttaaccCTGTTTCTAGTTAACTCCAAATGCGTCAAGTTAGCTTCACTATCATAGACACAGATTAACATGTTCGGGAATAGACAAGGAGAGAAGAGAGACTGGCGCAGCTTCAAGGGTCAAAGCCTAAATGGTAGCCGCGGCATGCTTTCCACCTCCTCGGTTGGAGCAGCCAGCGTCACCAGGTGAGCCGGTGCCTCCATGTGCCCAAGCATTGATGAGCGTGGAGGGCGCATTGCCGAGTGCCTCATAATGGTATCGGGCTCTGGCAGCGAAGAACGTTATGTGTCGTGTACAGACGCAGGGTCCGAGTCCCGCTGCGGGAACAGCGGCCTACGGCCGGAGGCTAAAACGGAAAAGTCTGATCAAGAGTGGCGGCCGGACCTGCTACAGGCATAGGAAAGCCGGCCGAAAGCTGTGTAGGATATCCTCAAGTAGCTGCTCTCCATGCCGCCCGAGATCGGCGCGCGTGGCCTTTTTCCCATGCCTTGGCTGCCCCATAGAGTCGCCCCTCCGGAACCAGCCATTTCTTGTTGTCTGAAAGGGCATGGCTAGCGCTGTTTCTATCCAAAGAGTTTGGTCTTCCTGAAAACCAAAACTCCGGTAGTGCCGTGGCAGCCACCGATGGTAGCGCTGCAGGCGGGAGGCCGGACGTTGCAGAGGTGATGTAGTCTTCAAGTTACCGCGACAACACCGAGATGGCATGCGTGTTCGCCACCAGTCTGCCTGGCGAGCCGTCCGAGAAGCCAGGGGCGACTTCCATGGTATTCACATCAGCGGTATCGATGACCGAGCAAACTGTGGTCCACATCCCTTGGCGGCTCGGAAGTCGAAGTAGGCCGAGGATGGCGAGGACGCACGAGGATgatgtgacgtatgcgtcactcgatcctcgaggtccggtatgggagaacgcagctCTTACTAACGAGCTGGGTGAATAAGTGACAGATTTAACTTGCGATAACATGTTCAACAACGCGTTTTCTTCAGTTTGCACTAGTGAAGTGGGGACGCTTCCTCCTTCGCCTACCACAAATATACGATGCAACATGTTAGCCATCACATTCACAGCACCTGGGCTTTTATCTGTAATAGAAAATGTTAAGTTGTCTTCCTCATCTGGTATCGATGACATTAActctaaactactaaaaaacaTGAAGCATATTTCTGCATCGTTTCTCTATTATTTTCACAGTTGCTTTCGACTGGCGCCATGCCAGGGGagtggaaggtggggaaggtcattccagtctacaaatcggCTAATAAAATTTATCCACTAAATTACCGCCCTATCTCATTGACAAGTGTTCCCTGCAAGatcatggagcatgtaatatactCTCAAATATGAACTTTCTAGACGCTAACAACTTCATTCATCGTTCGCAGCACGGATTCCGCAGGGGCCGATCTTGCGAGACCCAGCTTGCAATATTTCATGACGTTCATGTTGATCTTGATATATTAACATACAAACAGACGCCCTTTTTATGCATTAcgcaaaagcgtttgacaagaTATCTCATCAACGCCTATTACTAAAGCTTTCTCGTCTGCATTAGCACCCTGATATCCGAAAATGGTTTGAGCACTTTTTAACCAACCGCTCGCAGTACATCTCATTTAATAACCACGCTTTAACATTGCACCCGTCACATCAAGCGTACCACAGGGGTCTGGCCCTGGCCCACTCGTTTTCTTAATTTGCATAAACGACTTACTCTTGGATGTGTGCTGTCATATCCgtatgtttgccgatgactgggTTATTTACGGCGCAGTCAAGACCATCACTGAGCAAACAGCTCTTCAATTTGTCCTTGACCGGGTGCAAGAATGGAGTGATCTTTGGCTGATGACGCTGAACTCTAATAAATGCAAACGTGTCTCATTTACCCGTGGTCATCACCCGCTTCGCTTTCCTTATCGGATTGGTGACCTCACCGTGGAATTAGTAGAATCttataaatacttgggtgtcatCTTGGCTAATGACCTAACCTGGAACGCGCATATCACTAATGTTATTTCATCGGCCAACGAAACGTTGAGATTTCTAAAACATCACCTTCGCTTTGCTCCATTGCATGTTAAACTGTAGCCCATAGATAATTGGTAAGAacgaaacttgaatacgcatctgccatctgggatccgcaCCAAGCATATCTCGCCAATGCCAATCGCGCCACCAGGGATATTCGTTCCACATACACTTACAACCACAGCATATCATACTTCAAAAAAGCATCTTCCTTATCGCTTCTATCCTTTTGTCGCTGTTTCGCCACCCTCTCCCTCTTCCGCAGGTTCTTTTATTCGTCGCTTAATCGCCCACCATGCATTGTTCCCCCAAAGCGCCGGTCACGACGCATTGGCCATCCCCAGCAGGCAACACAACCACACTCACGCACAACTACATTTTCAACCTCGTTTTTCTACCGAGCATCTACAGACTGGAATGCCCTTCCTCATCAAGTCGCCCCCGTCACCTGCTCGTCACAAATTGTTCAAGATGTAACAACTCTTTCTTTACACAATTGAATGCATTATAACACTTCTTTGTATATGTTGTatccccaccccttatgtaatacccctactacgtggtctttaaggaaataaaagggaaaatgaaaaaaaaaaatgaaacaggatcaaggcgaaagcctggaaGCTCACAaggcattcattaaattacttgtcattctcattcgaatgcattTCTTATTACccgttttctcccaccaaagatcatgggttcgagtgccttaattacctcgACATTAAGTAACCTTACCCTAATTACCACAAACGGTCGCGGGTCCAACTtccaccaaaggttgagggtttGAGTGCCGCAATTAACTCTATCTTGGTTAGCAGTACCTTAAATACtacgccctaattaacaccaactTTTGTGGTTTTGACTCGCGAAAAAGGATCCAGGGTTCGGTGTCTTAATTActtctaccttaattaactgtacctcAATCCACTTCACCCTTATTAACACCAAACGTCGTGGGCTCGAGTTACTTAATTAACTATATTTTAAttaccttcgccttaattaacgccaaaggtagtgggttcgactcgCGACCTTCAccatgtcaattggaatccaagtTGGAGATAGGCCGGTTCACCCATATCTCCATGTTGGGTCATGAGTTTGAGTGCCTTAACTTTCCCttaattaacaacaaaggtcgtgtgTTCAACTTCCACCAAAGGTCAAGGTTGTGACTCCCACCGGAGGTCGTGTGTTAGAGTGCCCTAATGAACTCTATTTTATTGAACTGTGCCTGAATTTGCTTCACCCtatttaacaccaaaggtcgagggttctgGCCCCAATTTTGGGgacattgaattttggtgccataatgtCGAAAATCTTAATTTTTACACATGAGCCATTTAAGGACTTTGCTGTAATAAGGAAGACACCTCATGACTGGTGCAATCTATATTTTGACATTTACATGTTTGCATGTTAACAAAACATTTCAAACAAGGGCACGAGCTACTTGCCGACAGTGGTGGTAACTGTGGCATTAGTGTGCCTCAGCAGATGTACCACTGTGGACAAATGAAATGCGAACAGCGGAGCGTGTGGCCGAAGCATAACAAAAGGTACGGTGCATGTCGTAGGCCAGTCATCGTGCACGTGAGTGGGTGCGTGGTTTTCGCGCAGGGTGCAGCATTGCTCGCCCTACTACTAGACGTCACCCGCATTTTGTCTGAAAGTTGTTTTCTCATCTCTCCGCGGCAGTGCCATTCCTAGCTAGCAGTATACTGTTATGGTGGATAGCACCATCACTGCATCTGTAGCATGATATAGCTGGGATGCACCCAGTTACCTAACATCTGTTGATTTGCTTTTGTTACCACGATCAAGGCTGCCACTCTCTAATCATAATTTCAATAGCGCTAAAAATGTATTGCACTGGAGGAGCAACGACAGTGCTAGCCACCTTAACAGTAATCGCGCGTAGGAATGGCACCGCCATGGCTGGGTGAGAATACGAACTTCGAACGAAATACCGGTGGCATAATAACATTAGGACAAGCAGTCCCGCATTCTCTATCAAAACCACATGCGCGTGCACGTGTACAATGATGGCTGGCCGACGCCACACACTGCGTGTTCAGTTATGCTTCGGCGACACGCTCTGCTGTTCGCATTCCATTTGTATTCGATAGTACATCTGCTGTGGTACTTGCAGGCATGCAGCTCATTATTGcgtgaaaagaaggaaaaaagccaTTAAATTTTCTATAAACCTCCTGCATCCCTAAAAGAAACATCTATTAGAGGTAACTTATGTCCGTCTGCGACATCCTTTCAATGTTGCAGCAACGTGATCGGTATGTGACTTAGATTATCCATAGTACATATTTGTGATGTTGTTTGGCGAAATATGCCACTTGTCGTGGACTTGTGGGCTTgtggacaagtggacttgccacttgtcgaaacgttggctccggctttcaccttattctcgttttgctcatcgtcttgaatttccatgtcctgcattccccgtgttttcccgctCTTGTTGGCATGCAGCACTGTGGTAGATATGTGAAATGCATTGGTGACATCATGTCAAATCAATGTTACATGTGCCGTACGGAGgtaaacatatgcaaataaaATTGAACAGATGAGTACTCTTAGTCTTGGtcagatttttttattttttttaagtgccTGTTCAATATATTTTATGGTCTAACTATGTCTTCAGTACCAGAGAAACACTACAGATGGCCCGCGCGCCATGTTAGTGAAGACAACAGTTTTTTTTTGAAGTATTTTAATGCAATGTTGAGTTTATCTTCACACCGAAGTAACATACGTTTGTTGATACAAAAGATACACGCATGTGGTACTTTCGAAATTTACGTGAAACCATTGATATTAATTCATGTGAAGCTCTCAAGGCTCAACAGTGCATTGCGTACCGTCGTGGAATGAGGGCAATCAATACAAATGGCTCAATGCAGGTTTCATTGTGACGCAGTGTTGTGGCGAATATTCTCGCTTACTTGCGCTTCATATCTACTCTTGTGTCATCCGTATATGCGATGTTATGTGAGCTGGCACAGTAGACGACTTTGCGCGACCAGCCTCGAGCACCAAACCTTTATACTTTTTTTCCCGCGGAGAAGTGAGCCCCGCAGAATGTACGTGGCACTGCTGAGCATCCACAAGCCATATTCTGGAAGGGAAAGAATTGGGCGACGATTTTAAACAGCTTTTGGGAGATACTTACGTAGAAAATACAGTTTGGCGTTGAACGGGAAAAGAttaggagcgaggagaaagttgatatcaacaagggaccgACGCAGGGGTGCCTTTTATCCCCGCTTCTATTTATGATGTACATgatgaggatggaaagggcgctagaggaaagtaatatcgggtttgatCTTTCGCACAAAGCGGCGGGTACAGCAGGAGAGccgcagcttccaggtttgttttattgggacgacattgtgttactagctaataagcaaagtgatatgcaacgtctggctaatatctgtggacaggaaggcgagaatttaggtctgcaatttagcgttaaaaaatctggctttatggtattcaatgaaaacagtgaacagacagtgtcactTCAGGGCCAGGAAAGTCCTcgagtaaaagaatataaatagcttggtatatggataaacgaaggcaatggatgtatgtaaaaaatgaaaaaaacagcaaagggaaaaagaaatgtggccataatgaaacacagagcggtGCAGGGATAGAATAGGTACGAGGTACTCCGGTGtctgtggaaaggtgtaatggttccaggacttacatttggaaatgtggttgtttgcttgaaatcatgggtacaatcaggactcgatggcaaccaaagatcagtgggacacctcgcattgggcgcttacgggaagactacaaatgaagctgtgcagggtgatatgtgCTAGACAACCTTTGAAGTGGGAGAAGCTCACCGTAAGATTGATTATGAagagcgactgaggaatatgcAAGAAAGTAACGGGGCTGGGAGAattttcaggtatttgtacaggaaaaaacattcgttcacagtggaaaaaaagaactaggaagcgtACGTGCACGTAGGCGAGCCGGGTGAGCAacatagcaacaaagaacgtcaagttggaagtcagagaggctgagataatctcatgggtggcagcaatagaaaagaaacttgctatgagtaactacttaagaggaaaacaaaaacaggaaagaaacaatttacggTAACTgaaagagaagctcattacttttcgaaacaacatcaggatgccttagaacaaaCACGTAtcaagcgagatataagaaggaagaagaacaatgttcttgctgtggtaaagctagggaaacgatggaaaatgttttattagaatgtgaagatgtctaccCGGCTGCCATTTTAGGCTCCCTGTCTCTaacttgaagcccttgagttcaggGCTAACAGGGGGAAATTAAACATGTCTGtgatagagattagtaagaggtgattgcaagattggtggaagtagggaaacgagaaacaacggaggcgcacaaaaacaaagttcacaatatgcGTTCACCAAGTTTGGTTATGccagttcatcgtgtttttttttcttttcgttttttttcttttttaccataAGTACGTCATCAGGCAATATAATAGcatgagcttggtggcgcaacctacactctaagaacagtttacaccctttggcttgccccttctgccacacaaaaataatcgtcatctgcgttgatgcgtttcctttctttatcgctgtgagcccggaactttccagtaacgaacggcacgcgcgttatcagcatagaacagtttacaccctttggagtgtctcttctgataacgcgcgtgccgttcgtcactggaaagttccgggcttgcagcgataaagaaaggaaacgcaccaaggcagatgacgattatttttgtgtggcagaaggggcaagccaaagggtgtaaactgttcttagagtgtacggcCCTGTTCGTAAGGGGACGCCCATACCATCTATCCATCCAGCCACGAAAGCAATatgaacctcatctacaaaggcaaaggtAATAATGATAAAACGAGCTCGTACAtgccagttacagtaacgttggTGATATTAGACAGTTTTATTTTAGCGTTTGCgaccgaatttccggagtcctccactacggcgtgccttataatcagaaagtggttttggcacgtaaaacaccataattaattGCGACcgaacgtaaacgcattacgtacgtgAAGAAATAGAGTCGGCCTTACTGCGCATGCTGGAAATGTTATTgggtttctgtggtttacgtACGCTAT
This window of the Dermacentor albipictus isolate Rhodes 1998 colony unplaced genomic scaffold, USDA_Dalb.pri_finalv2 scaffold_26, whole genome shotgun sequence genome carries:
- the LOC139052518 gene encoding putative phospholipase B-like 2: MNSMIKLMRYNDYKNDPLSRCNCVPPYNPTYAVAPRYDLLDPHGTYDILEMYPRAVGGIDVKLTNYTLFASLEFVGVSGPTWDDQPPFQWSTSGFLDSHVGHPDKWQFGPVIRKWAQPRV